The following coding sequences lie in one Arachis hypogaea cultivar Tifrunner chromosome 9, arahy.Tifrunner.gnm2.J5K5, whole genome shotgun sequence genomic window:
- the LOC112712510 gene encoding somatic embryogenesis receptor kinase 2, with amino-acid sequence MERKFWALAFILWFLLVHPLWLISANMEGDALHSLRTNLQDPNNVLQSWDPTLVNPCTWFHVTCNNDNSVIRVDLGNAGLSGQLVTQLGQLKNLQYLELYSNNITGPIPSDLGNLTNLVSLDLYLNSFTGPIPDSLGKLSKLRFLRLNNNSLTGPIPMSLTNISSLQVLDLSNNHLSGVVPDNGSFSLFTPISFANNLGLCGPVTGHPCPGSPPFSPPPPFVPPPPISAPGGGSATGAIAGGVAAGAALLFAAPAIAFAWWRRRKPQEFFFDVPAEEDPEVHLGQLKRFSLRELQVATDSFSNKNILGRGGFGKVYKGRLADGSLVAVKRLKEERTPGGELQFQTEVEMISMAVHRNLLRLRGFCMTPTERLLVYPYMANGSVASCLRERPAHQEPLDWPTRKRIALGSARGLSYLHDHCDPKIIHRDVKAANILLDEEFEAVVGDFGLAKLMDYKDTHVTTAVRGTIGHIAPEYLSTGKSSEKTDVFGYGIMLLELITGQRAFDLARLANDDDVMLLDWVKGLLKEKKLEMLVDPDLHNNYIEAEVEQLIQVALLCTQGSPMDRPKMSEVVRMLEGDGLAERWDEWQKVEVLRQEVELAPHPNSDWIVDSTENLHAVELSGPR; translated from the exons GCGATGCTTTACATAGTCTGAGGACAAATTTACAGGATCCTAACAATGTTTTGCAAAGTTGGGATCCCACACTTGTGAATCCTTGCACATGGTTTCATGTAACATGCAACAATGATAACAGTGTCATAAGAGT TGATCTTGGAAATGCTGGTTTGTCTGGTCAACTTGTTACACAACTTGGTCAACTCAAGAATTTGCAGTATTT GGAACTTTACAGCAATAACATTACTGGCCCTATTCCAAGTGACCTGGGGAATCTTACTAACTTGGTGAGCTTGGATCTGTACCTAAATAGTTTCACTGGCCCTATCCCTGATTCATTGGGAAAGTTGTCGAAATTGCGGTTTCT CCGGCTTAACAACAACAGCTTGACGGGACCTATTCCAATGTCACTGACTAATATTTCATCTCTTCAAGTTCT GGATTTGTCTAATAACCATCTGTCTGGTGTGGTTCCTGATAATGGCTCCTTCTCATTATTCACTCCCATCAG TTTTGCCAACAACTTGGGTCTATGTGGACCAGTCACTGGACATCCTTGTCCAGGCTCTCCTCCATTTTCGCCTCCTCCCCCTTTTGTGCCTCCTCCCCCAATTTCTGCCCCTG GAGGTGGTAGTGCCACTGGGGCAATAGCCGGAGGAGTTGCTGCTGGCGCTGCTCTATTATTTGCTGCTCCTGCAATTGCATTTGCATGGTGGCGTCGAAGAAAGCCGCAAGAATTTTTCTTCGATGTGCCTG CTGAGGAGGATCCCGAGGTCCATCTTGGGCAACTTAAGAGGTTCTCACTACGTGAACTGCAAGTTGCGACAGACAGTTTCAGCAATAAGAACATTCTCGGGAGAGGAGGATTTGGTAAGGTGTACAAAGGACGTCTGGCAGATGGTTCATTGGTCGCTGTGAAAAGATTGAAAGAGGAACGCACACCTGGTGGGGAGCTTCAGTTTCAAACTGAAGTAGAGATGATCAGCATGGCTGTGCATAGAAATCTCCTACGTTTACGTGGATTTTGTATGACACCGACAGAAAGGCTACTTGTTTATCCTTACATGGCTAACGGAAGTGTTGCCTCATGCTTAAGAG AGCGTCCTGCACATCAAGAACCACTAGATTGGCCAACAAGGAAAAGAATTGCTTTGGGATCAGCAAGGGGCCTTTCGTATTTGCACGATCACTGTGATCCAAAGATTATTCATCGTGATGTGAAAGCTGCAAATATATTATTGGATGAGGAGTTTGAGGCTGTCGTTGGGGACTTTGGACTGGCAAAACTCATGGATTACAAGGACACCCATGTGACAACTGCCGTACGGGGCACAATTGGACATATAGCTCCGGAGTACCTATCTACCGGTAAATCTTCAGAGAAAACCGATGTTTTTGGCTATGGAATCATGCTTCTGGAGCTTATTACCGGACAAAGAGCTTTTGACCTTGCTCGACTTgcaaatgatgatgatgttatgCTTCTTGATTGG GTAAAAGGGCTTCTGAAGGAGAAAAAGCTTGAAATGTTGGTTGATCCTGATCTACATAACAATTACATAGAAGCCGAGGTAGAGCAGTTAATCCAAGTCGCGCTGCTCTGCACACAAGGCTCCCCAATGGACCGGCCGAAGATGTCGGAAGTGGTGCGAATGCTTGAAGGCGATGGCTTGGCGGAAAGATGGGATGAGTGGCAAAAAGTGGAAGTTCTCCGGCAGGAAGTGGAACTTGCTCCTCATCCTAATTCTGATTGGATAGTTGACTCTACTGAGAATCTACATGCAGTGGAGTTATCTGGTCCAAGGTGA
- the LOC112712511 gene encoding uncharacterized protein isoform X1, with protein sequence MNAADDDGNHEFVIDECDILDEVSIDDEDLPDAYDDQYSDSEHSVDVEDSVHTFIRHNEELYSAACRPSDSTEHKIRELYSAACSPSDATLVATGGQDDRGFLWNIGDEVWYSELKGHKDSVSSLAFSHDGQFLASGCLGGIVQVWDVLGNLKGTLEGPRGGIEWLRWHPRGHILLAGSEDSTVWMWNAERAAFANMFVGHGASVTCGDFTPDGKIICTGSEDATLRIWNPKSGESIHVVRGHPYHAEGLTCLSISSSSTLALTGSGANPDSSSKYGSGSAHIVNISTGKVINTPISHSGSIECVGFSPSDSWAAIGGLDKKLVIWDVEHSLSRSTCNHEGGVTCLAWLDASNLATGCSDGNVRLWDSRSGECTTTFRGHSNAIYALCVSADNKYLVSASYDGTARVFELGSL encoded by the exons ATGAATGCAGCCGACgatgatggcaaccatgagttTGTCATTGATGAGTGTGACATTCTGGATGAAGTTTCCATAGACGACGAAGACCTTCCAGATGCTTATGATGACCAATATTCTGATTCCGAACATTCCG TTGACGTCGAGGATTCTGTGCATACGTTCATTCGTCATAATG AGGAGTTGTACTCAGCTGCATGCAGACCAAGCGATTCAACAGAGCACAAGATTCGGGAGTTGTACTCAGCTGCTTGCAGCCCAAGCGATGCAACATTGGTGGCAACAGGGGGTCAAGATGACAGAGGATTTCTCTGGAATATTGGCGATGAAGTTTGGTATTCTGAGCTAAAGG GTCATAAGGATTCTGTATCTAGTTTAGCTTTTAGCCACGATGGACAGTTTCTTGCTTCGGGATGTTTAGGTGGAATTGTTCAAGTATGGGATGTTTTGGGAAATCTGAAAGGCACACTGGAGGGTCCTAGAGGGGGAATTGAG TGGCTTAGGTGGCATCCGAGAGGACACATACTCTTAGCTGGTTCAGAGGATTCCACTGTTTGGATGTGGAATGCTGAAAGAGCTGCTTTTGCTAATATGTTTGTTGGTCATGGTGCTAGTGTGACCTGTGGTGATTTTACTCCTGATG GGAAAATAATATGTACCGGTTCAGAGGACGCAACTTTGAGAATCTGGAATCCAAAAAGTGGAGAAAGCATTCATGTGGTGCGGG GACACCCGTATCATGCTGAGGGACTAACATGCTTGTCAATAAGTTCATCATCAACCCTTGCCCTTACCGGTTCCGGTGCCAATCCCGATTCCAGTTCCAAGTATGGATCTGGATCTGCTCATATTGTGAATATCTCTACTGGGAAG GTTATTAATACCCCGATTTCTCATTCAGGGTCCATTGAATGTGTTGGCTTTTCACCAAG TGATTCCTGGGCTGCAATTGGGGGATTGGATAAAAAACTTGTCATCTGGGATGTAGAACATTCCTTATCCCGTTCCACTTGTAACCATGAG GGTGGAGTGACATGTTTGGCGTGGCTTGATGCTTCAAATTTGGCCACTGGATGCTCGGATGGAAATGTAAGATTATGGGATAGCCGGTCCGGTGAATGCACAACCACATTCCGGGGGCATTCAAATGCCATTTATGCTCTTTGTGTGTCTGCTGATAACAAGTACCTTGTTTCAGCTTCATACGATGGAACAGCTCGTGTCTTTGAGCTTGGCAGTTTGTAG
- the LOC112712511 gene encoding uncharacterized protein isoform X2, whose protein sequence is MNAADDDGNHEFVIDECDILDEVSIDDEDLPDAYDDQYSDSEHSVDVEDSVHTFIRHNEELYSAACRPSDSTEHKIRELYSAACSPSDATLVATGGQDDRGFLWNIGDEVWYSELKGHKDSVSSLAFSHDGQFLASGCLGGIVQVWDVLGNLKGTLEGPRGGIEWLRWHPRGHILLAGSEDSTVWMWNAERAAFANMFVGHGASVTCGDFTPDGKIICTGSEDATLRIWNPKSGESIHVVRGHPYHAEGLTCLSISSSSTLALTGSGANPDSSSKYGSGSAHIVNISTGKGPLNVLAFHQVIPGLQLGDWIKNLSSGM, encoded by the exons ATGAATGCAGCCGACgatgatggcaaccatgagttTGTCATTGATGAGTGTGACATTCTGGATGAAGTTTCCATAGACGACGAAGACCTTCCAGATGCTTATGATGACCAATATTCTGATTCCGAACATTCCG TTGACGTCGAGGATTCTGTGCATACGTTCATTCGTCATAATG AGGAGTTGTACTCAGCTGCATGCAGACCAAGCGATTCAACAGAGCACAAGATTCGGGAGTTGTACTCAGCTGCTTGCAGCCCAAGCGATGCAACATTGGTGGCAACAGGGGGTCAAGATGACAGAGGATTTCTCTGGAATATTGGCGATGAAGTTTGGTATTCTGAGCTAAAGG GTCATAAGGATTCTGTATCTAGTTTAGCTTTTAGCCACGATGGACAGTTTCTTGCTTCGGGATGTTTAGGTGGAATTGTTCAAGTATGGGATGTTTTGGGAAATCTGAAAGGCACACTGGAGGGTCCTAGAGGGGGAATTGAG TGGCTTAGGTGGCATCCGAGAGGACACATACTCTTAGCTGGTTCAGAGGATTCCACTGTTTGGATGTGGAATGCTGAAAGAGCTGCTTTTGCTAATATGTTTGTTGGTCATGGTGCTAGTGTGACCTGTGGTGATTTTACTCCTGATG GGAAAATAATATGTACCGGTTCAGAGGACGCAACTTTGAGAATCTGGAATCCAAAAAGTGGAGAAAGCATTCATGTGGTGCGGG GACACCCGTATCATGCTGAGGGACTAACATGCTTGTCAATAAGTTCATCATCAACCCTTGCCCTTACCGGTTCCGGTGCCAATCCCGATTCCAGTTCCAAGTATGGATCTGGATCTGCTCATATTGTGAATATCTCTACTGGGAAG GGTCCATTGAATGTGTTGGCTTTTCACCAAG TGATTCCTGGGCTGCAATTGGGGGATTGGATAAAAAACTTGTCATCTGGGATGTAG